One genomic region from Halobacteriovorax sp. HLS encodes:
- a CDS encoding ABC transporter ATP-binding protein, with protein sequence MLKVNNLSLSLGNNTILENVSFDLKENEFLTILGPNGSGKSTLIKSLCGIYRNFSGEARILDRSIIDISQKELATSVSYVPQFLEIHADYSVWDFMEMSYFPHLDNFRGLVPEEIDRAHEILERFNLVHLKSRSMTTLSGGERQKVFIASSIFQNPRLLLLDEPTSYLDPKHQDEVNEIIFSLKEEMAVIMVSHDINTSLLNSSRVMGMKNGSVLFDSSPKEMISNQLLDKLFDKEFSLTIHPQKNIQFVVPRVFDEN encoded by the coding sequence ATGTTAAAGGTAAATAACTTATCTCTTTCTTTAGGTAACAATACTATCTTAGAGAATGTTTCTTTTGATCTGAAAGAGAATGAGTTCTTAACGATCCTAGGGCCTAATGGTTCAGGAAAATCAACACTCATAAAATCTCTCTGTGGCATTTATAGAAACTTTAGTGGAGAAGCTAGGATACTTGATAGATCAATTATTGATATTTCTCAAAAAGAATTGGCCACCTCTGTATCCTATGTTCCTCAGTTTCTCGAAATTCATGCTGACTATAGTGTTTGGGACTTTATGGAAATGAGTTACTTTCCTCATCTTGATAATTTTAGAGGACTTGTTCCCGAAGAAATAGATAGGGCCCATGAAATATTAGAGAGATTTAACTTAGTTCATCTCAAAAGTCGATCTATGACTACATTAAGTGGAGGAGAGAGGCAGAAAGTTTTTATTGCTAGTTCTATTTTTCAGAATCCTCGATTACTACTTCTTGATGAACCAACAAGCTACTTAGATCCAAAGCACCAGGATGAAGTTAATGAAATAATCTTTTCTTTAAAAGAGGAGATGGCAGTCATTATGGTCTCCCATGATATAAATACTTCACTCCTAAATAGCTCTAGAGTTATGGGAATGAAAAACGGGTCTGTTCTTTTTGACTCATCTCCTAAAGAAATGATTAGTAATCAACTTTTAGATAAATTATTTGATAAAGAGTTTTCATTAACTATCCATCCGCAAAAGAATATTCAGTTTGTAGTTCCAAGGGTATTTGATGAAAATTAA
- a CDS encoding iron ABC transporter permease, with protein sequence MKIKLLILSLVTMLVFILSIAIGPGEIQFGTQMFNEVILNIRLPRVFTAFMVGGILSLSGLLFQAMFRNSLATPYTLGVASGASLGAAFYLVLGLSYTYTFFNGVTLFSFLGALSCVAFVYGLARTRGRVETHTLLLSGIVISMLCSSLILFIQFLGHERDALLMVRWLMGGLDVVGYSAPIRLAPFAVAALIFSITKASQLNILFLGDDLAISRGVDVTKLRRSLYFLNSLIIAAVVAECGPIGFIGLVGPHISKKIFSSKHQELIPSTFVLGGCLLMLCDLIARNIMSETQLPVGVMTALLGGPFFLYLLLVRKK encoded by the coding sequence ATGAAAATTAAATTACTAATCTTAAGCCTCGTTACAATGCTTGTATTTATTCTCTCTATAGCAATAGGCCCTGGGGAGATTCAGTTTGGAACGCAAATGTTTAATGAAGTCATTCTAAATATTCGACTTCCTCGGGTTTTTACGGCCTTCATGGTTGGAGGTATTCTCTCTTTAAGTGGGCTTTTATTTCAAGCTATGTTTAGAAACTCTCTTGCTACACCATATACTTTAGGTGTTGCTAGTGGAGCATCTTTAGGAGCGGCCTTCTATCTCGTTCTTGGACTGAGTTACACTTATACATTTTTTAACGGTGTAACTTTATTTAGTTTTTTGGGAGCTCTTAGCTGTGTAGCTTTTGTATATGGGCTTGCAAGAACAAGAGGCAGGGTCGAGACGCATACGCTCTTATTAAGTGGAATTGTTATCTCAATGCTTTGTTCTAGTCTTATACTCTTTATACAGTTTCTAGGTCATGAAAGGGATGCTCTATTGATGGTTCGTTGGCTAATGGGAGGGCTCGATGTTGTTGGTTATAGTGCTCCAATAAGACTTGCACCATTTGCAGTGGCAGCTTTGATTTTTTCTATAACTAAGGCCTCTCAATTGAATATTCTCTTTTTAGGGGATGATCTGGCCATCTCTAGAGGAGTTGATGTTACGAAGCTTAGAAGATCTTTGTACTTTCTAAACTCACTCATTATTGCTGCAGTTGTGGCCGAATGTGGGCCAATTGGCTTCATTGGTTTAGTCGGTCCTCATATTTCTAAGAAGATTTTTTCATCTAAGCATCAGGAGTTAATTCCGAGTACTTTCGTTTTGGGTGGATGTCTCTTAATGTTGTGTGACTTAATTGCTCGCAATATTATGAGTGAAACGCAATTACCTGTCGGAGTAATGACCGCGCTTTTAGGTGGGCCATTCTTCCTGTATCTACTTTTGGTTCGAAAGAAATAG
- a CDS encoding methyl-accepting chemotaxis protein, translating into MQKKSVFKIQSQIIILVSLLTVFQLVICVVSFYGINAINTDLDIVFTKRLPAINNLVQADRDFQQALVAERTLLLENISEKTKASQITDYLKNRKQVIDRFNIYEKLATSNKEKDLIKEFKANYESWAQVSDKKLGISKGGMKFSGSAAIEDSLNIVGKSFEASRDQMDKLQEIILKFADFEFTSAQKEFKNTIILLASIVLGCFALTVILSFVFIRSINNKIRATIANVSKESDLLTSISKDLSQKATQLASSSQQQSASVTETSSSLHEISQMVKKNTSTAVESANLVNEGKRELDRGIKMIFDLAEKVKEINKASDELIGKVDHNHQRFEEILGVFNNVQEKTSVINDIVFQTKLLSFNASVEAARAGEHGKGFSVVAEEVGNLAQMSGKSANEIAELLEGSLSNVSSIISNSKEEVNSSVKKNEAIIDQTLKISSDCEKILKEIDQMFMKVTNSTNEIATASKEQSSGVGEINTAVQEIDTANQLTTNNANKVEEDSISLSEVAVNLEDNLIELRKLVA; encoded by the coding sequence ATGCAAAAGAAATCGGTATTCAAAATACAATCACAAATTATTATCCTAGTGTCATTACTTACCGTGTTTCAACTAGTAATCTGTGTTGTTAGTTTCTACGGAATAAATGCTATAAATACCGATTTGGATATCGTCTTTACTAAAAGACTACCTGCCATAAATAATTTGGTCCAAGCTGATAGAGACTTCCAACAGGCACTTGTTGCGGAAAGAACTCTTTTGCTTGAAAATATTTCAGAGAAAACTAAAGCCTCACAAATTACAGATTATTTAAAAAATAGAAAGCAGGTTATTGATAGATTTAATATTTATGAAAAATTAGCAACATCAAATAAAGAAAAAGATCTTATTAAAGAGTTTAAAGCTAATTATGAATCATGGGCCCAAGTAAGTGATAAGAAACTTGGTATCTCTAAAGGCGGGATGAAGTTTAGCGGTTCGGCGGCCATCGAGGACTCACTAAATATAGTCGGAAAGAGCTTTGAAGCTTCTAGAGATCAGATGGATAAACTTCAAGAAATTATATTAAAGTTTGCTGACTTTGAATTCACATCAGCGCAAAAAGAATTTAAAAATACTATTATATTACTAGCTTCCATTGTTCTTGGTTGTTTTGCATTAACTGTAATTCTCTCTTTTGTCTTTATTAGATCAATAAATAACAAAATTAGAGCGACAATCGCCAATGTTAGTAAAGAAAGTGATTTACTAACTAGTATCTCAAAAGACTTAAGTCAAAAGGCCACTCAATTAGCATCTTCGTCACAACAACAATCAGCTTCTGTTACTGAAACTTCATCCTCTCTTCATGAAATTTCACAAATGGTAAAGAAGAATACTTCAACAGCTGTCGAAAGTGCGAATCTTGTAAATGAGGGAAAGAGAGAACTTGATAGAGGTATAAAGATGATCTTTGATCTTGCTGAAAAAGTAAAAGAGATCAATAAAGCCTCAGATGAATTAATTGGTAAAGTGGACCATAATCACCAACGCTTTGAAGAGATTCTCGGTGTTTTTAATAATGTTCAAGAAAAAACAAGTGTTATCAATGACATTGTTTTCCAAACGAAGCTACTTTCTTTTAATGCCTCAGTTGAAGCTGCGAGAGCTGGAGAACATGGAAAAGGTTTTTCTGTAGTTGCAGAAGAGGTTGGAAATTTAGCACAAATGAGTGGTAAATCTGCCAATGAAATTGCCGAATTATTGGAAGGCAGCCTAAGTAATGTTTCATCAATTATTTCAAATTCAAAAGAAGAAGTTAACTCTTCAGTAAAGAAGAATGAAGCTATTATAGATCAAACATTAAAAATATCTTCTGATTGTGAGAAGATCTTAAAAGAAATCGATCAAATGTTTATGAAAGTTACAAATTCTACCAATGAAATTGCAACAGCTTCTAAAGAACAAAGTAGTGGTGTCGGTGAAATCAATACCGCTGTTCAAGAAATTGATACAGCTAACCAGCTCACAACAAATAATGCAAATAAAGTTGAAGAAGATTCGATTAGTCTTTCTGAGGTTGCAGTTAATTTAGAAGATAATTTAATAGAACTTAGAAAACTAGTAGCATAA
- a CDS encoding bifunctional 2-polyprenyl-6-hydroxyphenol methylase/3-demethylubiquinol 3-O-methyltransferase UbiG: MFKIILIAFFFTFSALAREAISGNRYKLLSGVRKNKESQTFWDKKFSGDDYLYGKAPAKFLSENYTYIPFAAKVLDVGMGEGRNAVFLARKGYNITGVDISAVAVRKARKLANEYGIRINTVVSSMEDFNSEGELYDAILVFYYVDRKLNKKLVEWLKPGGILIYESHTKRQKTIAGNEKYEDKYLLREGELLTMFPDLRILNYEEPLHMKEFTSSIILQKPKR, encoded by the coding sequence ATGTTTAAAATAATTCTTATAGCTTTCTTTTTCACATTTTCAGCTCTTGCCCGAGAAGCTATTTCTGGCAACAGATATAAGCTTCTCTCAGGCGTGAGAAAAAATAAAGAGAGTCAGACTTTTTGGGATAAGAAGTTTTCTGGAGATGATTATCTCTATGGTAAAGCTCCTGCTAAATTTCTTTCTGAAAACTATACCTATATCCCTTTTGCGGCAAAAGTATTAGATGTTGGAATGGGTGAAGGTCGTAATGCCGTTTTTCTAGCACGTAAAGGTTATAATATAACAGGAGTTGATATTTCTGCTGTGGCAGTACGAAAAGCTCGAAAATTGGCAAATGAGTATGGGATCAGAATTAATACAGTTGTCTCTTCTATGGAGGACTTTAACTCTGAAGGAGAGTTATACGATGCCATATTAGTTTTCTACTACGTAGACAGAAAGCTTAATAAGAAGCTGGTAGAATGGTTAAAACCAGGCGGAATACTAATTTACGAGAGTCATACTAAGAGGCAAAAAACGATTGCTGGAAATGAGAAGTATGAAGATAAGTATCTACTACGTGAGGGAGAGCTTTTAACCATGTTTCCTGATTTACGTATCCTAAATTATGAAGAACCTTTACATATGAAAGAGTTCACTTCGAGTATTATTTTACAAAAGCCTAAGAGATAA
- a CDS encoding ABC transporter substrate-binding protein, which translates to MVSTKTILATFLLTLFSLSTLAVGNPAAAKGGMFKYNLGMGPTTLNPLSSTDAYASSVQAYIIEGLADRNADTYEWQPVLASSWEISEDGTTYTFTIRDGVTWHDGKPLTVEDVKFSFDAIVDPDNKYKTAHQKPYYENIASATIIGKNKIQFVAKKKYFKNFDVVAGLAILPKHIYENPSKKQKKKLNKTLVGTGPYILTKYKRGKNLTLTRNEKWWGINDKIRAGENNFGSILMRFVKDGTVAIQRLQKGDLDFNSLTVEEYQKKTSGPKWGKSVFKVKTQNKAPTGYGFIGWNLNNDLFKEKDVRVALYHLLDRDKMIKKFRFGMSLPATGPIYRQSIYANSDVKPILFDPKKALKLLRKQGWADTNKDGILDKMINGKRVNMSFTILEPNKEFVKYLTIYKEDAKRAGVDVNIKFVEWNTFIKKLDERSFEAVRLAWSGGSIDWDPKQVWHSDSAGAAGSNFISYKNPKVDKLIDEARVTLDQNARIKILKEVYKLIAEDVPYAFFFNEKYRFYGHTKRMSREKDTYKFQVGLNYWWITK; encoded by the coding sequence ATGGTTTCGACTAAGACAATTTTAGCAACATTCTTGCTAACACTATTTTCACTTTCAACTTTAGCAGTAGGAAATCCTGCAGCAGCAAAAGGTGGAATGTTTAAGTACAACTTGGGTATGGGTCCAACGACTTTAAATCCTCTATCTTCAACAGATGCTTACGCTTCTTCTGTACAAGCTTACATCATTGAAGGCCTAGCAGATAGAAATGCTGATACTTATGAGTGGCAACCTGTTCTAGCTTCTAGCTGGGAAATTTCTGAAGATGGAACTACATATACTTTTACAATAAGAGATGGAGTGACTTGGCACGATGGAAAGCCTTTAACAGTTGAAGACGTAAAGTTTTCATTTGATGCTATTGTTGATCCTGACAATAAGTATAAAACAGCTCACCAAAAGCCTTATTACGAGAATATCGCTTCAGCTACAATTATTGGAAAAAATAAAATTCAATTTGTAGCTAAGAAAAAGTACTTCAAAAACTTTGATGTTGTTGCAGGCTTAGCGATTCTTCCAAAGCATATTTATGAAAATCCTTCTAAAAAACAAAAGAAGAAATTGAATAAGACTTTAGTTGGTACAGGTCCATACATACTGACTAAATATAAGAGAGGAAAAAACCTAACTCTTACTCGTAACGAGAAGTGGTGGGGAATTAACGATAAGATTAGAGCTGGTGAAAATAACTTTGGTAGCATTTTAATGAGATTCGTTAAAGATGGTACTGTTGCAATTCAGAGACTTCAAAAAGGTGATCTAGACTTTAACTCACTTACTGTTGAAGAATATCAAAAGAAGACTAGCGGACCTAAATGGGGTAAGTCAGTTTTCAAAGTAAAGACTCAAAATAAGGCCCCTACTGGATACGGGTTCATTGGTTGGAACCTTAATAATGATCTATTTAAAGAAAAGGATGTAAGGGTTGCTCTTTATCACTTATTAGATAGAGATAAGATGATTAAGAAGTTTCGTTTTGGAATGTCTCTTCCTGCGACGGGGCCAATTTATAGACAATCTATCTATGCAAACTCTGATGTTAAGCCAATTCTTTTTGATCCAAAGAAAGCACTTAAGTTGTTAAGAAAGCAGGGGTGGGCAGATACTAACAAAGATGGAATTCTAGACAAGATGATTAATGGTAAGAGAGTAAATATGTCATTTACTATTCTTGAGCCTAATAAGGAATTTGTTAAGTACTTAACAATCTACAAAGAAGATGCCAAAAGAGCTGGTGTTGACGTTAATATTAAATTCGTAGAATGGAACACATTCATCAAAAAACTTGATGAGAGATCATTCGAAGCCGTTAGGCTTGCATGGTCTGGTGGATCAATTGATTGGGACCCTAAGCAGGTATGGCACTCTGATTCTGCAGGAGCAGCTGGTTCTAACTTTATTTCTTACAAGAACCCAAAAGTTGATAAGCTAATTGACGAAGCAAGAGTTACTCTTGATCAAAATGCTAGAATCAAAATTTTAAAAGAAGTGTATAAATTAATTGCTGAAGATGTTCCTTACGCATTCTTCTTCAATGAAAAATATAGATTCTACGGACATACAAAAAGAATGTCTCGTGAGAAGGACACTTATAAGTTCCAGGTTGGTTTAAACTACTGGTGGATAACGAAGTAA
- a CDS encoding ABC transporter permease subunit — protein MLKYILRRVLLMIPVLLGITIIYFGIINAAPGGPIEQKIQQLRFGGVGADGASAAGNSGSNKENAVSEEVIEALKKQYGFDKPWYVRYGLWLKNIASMDFGESFTYEEPALDVVTSKFPVSIQFGIASLILSYLICIPLGILKAIKNGTGFDLFTSVTLSIMYAIPGFMLGIVLIVFFAGGSFYEWFPVGELYSDGYDSMTFMEQVIDRLHHFVLPLISYMISSFTVLTLLMKNSLLEEIKKDYIRTARAKGLSERVVYLKHALRNALIPIATGIGSFIGVFLAGSLLIETIFQLDGLGLLGYQSLLSRDYNVLMCLMFFSSIVMLVGNLISDICYVLVDPRIDFS, from the coding sequence TTGTTAAAATATATCTTAAGAAGAGTCTTGCTGATGATTCCTGTTTTGCTTGGTATTACCATTATTTACTTTGGTATTATTAATGCAGCACCAGGTGGTCCGATTGAGCAAAAAATACAACAATTGAGATTTGGTGGCGTTGGTGCTGATGGAGCATCAGCTGCTGGAAATTCTGGATCTAATAAAGAAAATGCTGTTAGTGAAGAAGTTATTGAAGCACTTAAAAAGCAATATGGTTTTGATAAGCCTTGGTACGTTAGATATGGTTTATGGCTTAAAAATATTGCGAGCATGGACTTTGGAGAGAGTTTTACTTATGAGGAGCCTGCACTTGATGTAGTTACAAGTAAGTTCCCTGTCTCCATTCAGTTCGGTATAGCATCCTTGATCCTTTCCTATCTTATATGTATTCCGTTAGGGATTTTGAAAGCAATTAAAAATGGAACAGGCTTTGACTTGTTCACAAGTGTTACACTGTCAATTATGTACGCTATTCCTGGCTTTATGCTTGGTATTGTTTTGATCGTATTCTTCGCTGGGGGAAGCTTTTATGAGTGGTTCCCTGTTGGAGAGTTATACTCTGATGGATATGACAGCATGACTTTTATGGAGCAGGTTATTGATAGGCTCCATCACTTTGTTCTACCGCTTATTTCCTACATGATTAGTTCATTTACTGTTCTAACTCTTTTAATGAAGAACTCGCTTCTTGAAGAAATTAAAAAAGATTACATTAGAACTGCTAGAGCAAAAGGACTTAGTGAAAGAGTTGTTTACTTAAAGCATGCACTTAGAAATGCACTTATTCCTATTGCAACTGGAATAGGGTCATTCATTGGTGTCTTCTTGGCCGGCTCCCTTCTAATTGAAACAATTTTCCAATTAGATGGTTTAGGACTTTTAGGTTATCAATCACTTCTATCTAGAGATTACAATGTACTTATGTGCCTGATGTTCTTCTCTTCTATTGTGATGCTTGTTGGAAACCTGATAAGTGATATTTGTTATGTTCTAGTTGATCCAAGGATAGATTTCTCATGA
- a CDS encoding ABC transporter permease subunit, which produces MIERYIENEITLKRWRKYKSNKPACIASVIFLFSLFLTIASPMIANSEPLYLNYKGKSYFPVFKDYHPTEFGKNNTLIMNYRQLELSADDSAIWPIIKWNPNESNNRVDTYPSKPSAENIMGTDDRGRDVFTRILYGFKYSILFSVAVWLISFFIGIVFGGVSGYFGGLFDLIFQRGVEVFSTIPAFLLMIILIDIFGASMTILVIISSVFGWVGVSLYVRGEFLKNRKKEFVEAAHGMGSSNTRIIFKHILPNSLSPIITFSPFTISGGIMALAQLDYLGFGLPVPTPSWGELLAQAQKNFTIAWWLAVFPGLALAITLFLLILIGDGVRDAMDPNVTK; this is translated from the coding sequence ATGATTGAACGTTATATTGAAAATGAAATAACTCTAAAGAGATGGAGAAAGTATAAGAGTAATAAGCCTGCATGTATTGCAAGTGTTATCTTTCTTTTTTCTCTTTTTCTTACTATTGCGTCTCCAATGATTGCAAATAGTGAACCTCTATATTTAAACTATAAGGGTAAGAGCTACTTTCCTGTTTTTAAGGACTATCATCCAACAGAGTTTGGAAAGAATAATACCCTTATTATGAATTATAGACAGTTAGAATTATCTGCTGATGACTCTGCAATCTGGCCTATAATTAAGTGGAATCCTAATGAAAGTAACAATCGTGTAGATACTTATCCTTCTAAGCCTAGTGCTGAGAATATTATGGGAACAGATGATCGAGGTCGTGATGTTTTCACAAGAATTCTCTATGGGTTTAAGTATAGTATTCTATTCTCTGTGGCTGTTTGGTTGATTTCTTTCTTTATAGGAATAGTCTTTGGAGGTGTTAGTGGATATTTCGGTGGTCTCTTTGATTTAATTTTTCAAAGAGGGGTTGAAGTCTTTAGTACAATTCCGGCGTTCTTATTAATGATCATATTAATTGATATATTCGGCGCTTCCATGACTATACTAGTAATTATTTCAAGTGTATTTGGATGGGTTGGAGTAAGTTTATATGTTCGTGGTGAGTTCTTAAAGAATAGAAAGAAGGAATTCGTTGAGGCCGCTCACGGTATGGGTTCTAGTAATACAAGAATTATCTTTAAACACATTCTTCCTAACTCTCTATCACCGATAATTACTTTCTCACCGTTTACAATTTCTGGTGGGATTATGGCATTGGCCCAGCTTGATTACCTTGGTTTTGGTCTTCCAGTTCCTACTCCTTCATGGGGAGAGTTACTTGCTCAGGCCCAAAAGAACTTTACGATTGCTTGGTGGCTAGCTGTGTTTCCTGGATTGGCTCTTGCTATAACACTTTTTCTACTGATTTTGATTGGTGATGGTGTTAGAGATGCAATGGATCCAAATGTAACAAAATAA
- a CDS encoding S1C family serine protease — protein sequence MNRLKHLLAILVFTFSALSMSTAFALLEDEKNTIETFKNSVQSVVNVTNLQMTKGSIFDYDAHEVPVGAGTGFVWDKEGHIITNFHVIAGGDKFLVTFRGDKKQYPASLVGKVSNKDVAVLKLEEKPKNLQPIKVGKSKTLQVGQKTMAIGNPFGLDHTITSGIVSALDRKIMGIGNVRIYGMIQTDASINPGNSGGPLLDSNGALIGMNTVIYSKSGSSAGIGFAVPVDTISLIIPDLIKNGKVTRPGLGIGPASEYQKTRLGVDKGIVVLYVDPEGGAGKAGIVGFTKDKYGRTYPGDIILAIDKKEVDNIDDIYHILGQYKVGDIVTADVFRKGKIKKIKIELIPINDN from the coding sequence TTGAATAGATTAAAGCATTTATTAGCAATATTGGTCTTTACCTTCAGTGCATTATCTATGTCTACGGCATTTGCACTTCTAGAGGATGAAAAGAATACAATAGAAACATTTAAGAATTCTGTTCAAAGTGTTGTTAACGTCACAAACCTACAAATGACTAAAGGTTCTATATTTGATTATGACGCTCACGAAGTGCCTGTTGGAGCTGGTACGGGGTTTGTCTGGGATAAAGAAGGCCATATAATCACAAACTTTCACGTTATTGCTGGTGGAGATAAGTTCTTAGTAACATTTAGAGGTGATAAGAAACAATATCCAGCCTCACTAGTTGGCAAAGTTAGTAACAAAGATGTAGCAGTACTTAAGTTAGAAGAGAAGCCTAAGAATCTACAACCAATCAAGGTTGGAAAATCTAAAACTCTACAGGTTGGTCAAAAAACAATGGCAATTGGAAATCCATTTGGCCTTGACCATACAATAACTTCAGGAATTGTTTCAGCACTAGATAGAAAAATAATGGGTATTGGAAATGTTAGAATATACGGAATGATTCAAACAGATGCATCCATTAATCCTGGTAATTCAGGGGGACCACTTCTCGACTCTAATGGGGCCTTGATTGGAATGAATACTGTTATCTACAGTAAGTCTGGTTCAAGTGCCGGAATCGGTTTTGCTGTTCCCGTAGATACTATTAGTCTCATTATTCCAGATCTTATAAAGAATGGAAAAGTTACTAGGCCAGGACTGGGAATTGGTCCGGCCAGTGAATACCAAAAGACAAGACTTGGCGTTGATAAAGGTATTGTTGTTCTCTATGTTGATCCAGAAGGTGGTGCGGGAAAAGCTGGTATAGTAGGATTTACAAAAGACAAGTATGGAAGAACTTATCCAGGAGATATCATTCTAGCGATTGATAAAAAAGAAGTTGATAATATTGATGATATTTACCATATTCTTGGACAATACAAAGTTGGAGATATTGTCACTGCAGATGTCTTTAGAAAAGGAAAGATTAAGAAAATTAAAATTGAATTAATTCCTATTAACGATAACTAA
- a CDS encoding phosphatidylserine decarboxylase, giving the protein MQIQYFNRGKNCVEVEKVYGDAGVKWLYNSFWGKFLSNSLVKAPLSILYGQLQDLPMSKNKIPGFIENFQIDMSEFLPEKGKDELEPYSSFNTFFVREFKDGAREIEKSPDKMPAFSEARYFGYSSITDDKTIPVKGKFLNAQELLSNSKWTETFKDGPLLLARLCPVDYHRFHFPDSGHVLDHYKVGGLYHSVNPIALKAKEDIFSTNVREVTILETENFGKIAYVEVGAICVGRIEQSTDLTTFERGQEKGYFLFGGSTVIIIGEKGKWSPSSDIIDYTNKGMETYIQLGDVVATK; this is encoded by the coding sequence TTGCAAATTCAGTACTTTAATCGTGGGAAAAACTGTGTAGAAGTTGAGAAAGTATATGGTGATGCTGGAGTAAAGTGGTTATATAATAGTTTTTGGGGAAAATTTCTCTCAAATTCACTGGTAAAGGCACCTCTTTCTATTTTATATGGTCAATTACAAGATCTTCCTATGAGTAAAAATAAAATTCCAGGTTTTATTGAAAACTTTCAAATTGATATGAGTGAATTTCTTCCTGAAAAGGGAAAGGATGAGTTGGAGCCTTATTCGAGCTTCAATACTTTCTTTGTGAGAGAGTTTAAAGATGGAGCTAGAGAAATAGAAAAAAGTCCTGATAAAATGCCAGCATTTAGTGAAGCTAGATATTTTGGTTACTCGAGTATAACAGATGATAAGACAATTCCTGTAAAAGGAAAATTCTTAAACGCGCAAGAATTGCTCAGTAACTCCAAGTGGACGGAAACTTTTAAAGACGGTCCTCTCTTGCTGGCGCGACTCTGCCCTGTTGATTATCATAGGTTTCATTTTCCTGACTCTGGGCATGTTCTAGATCACTATAAAGTTGGTGGCCTCTATCACTCTGTGAATCCAATTGCACTTAAAGCGAAAGAGGATATTTTTTCAACTAACGTTAGAGAAGTAACAATCCTTGAGACCGAAAATTTTGGAAAGATTGCCTATGTGGAAGTCGGTGCTATATGTGTAGGAAGAATAGAGCAAAGTACTGATTTGACAACTTTTGAGCGTGGACAGGAGAAAGGGTATTTTCTCTTTGGTGGCTCAACAGTGATTATTATTGGTGAAAAGGGGAAATGGTCCCCAAGTTCTGACATCATTGATTACACCAATAAGGGAATGGAGACGTATATTCAACTCGGTGATGTTGTCGCTACGAAATAG
- a CDS encoding endonuclease/exonuclease/phosphatase family protein codes for MFKVASANIRFDNPQDGRHDWAGRRILLSSLLNDFCADIFGTQEGREEQIKDLCSLLPNHTLVEEHREWIEERMYPCIFVNSQNIEVISSGDIWLSETPTIGGSKSFNSAFPRLCTWIKAKHKHRDFNFFYVNTHLDHVLSSTRSEQIQVLIDEVKRINDQNLPIIVTGDFNESPQEEVRDKLISQFSNLYDPWTKHGHLEETSYHKFDGLNPEGARIDWIIADKFFESKSIRLAKENQKGIFPSDHFPVLAEFTIS; via the coding sequence ATGTTTAAAGTCGCATCCGCTAATATTCGCTTTGATAACCCTCAAGATGGACGTCACGACTGGGCCGGCAGAAGAATTCTTCTATCAAGTCTTTTAAATGACTTTTGTGCTGATATCTTTGGAACCCAAGAAGGCAGAGAAGAGCAGATTAAAGACCTTTGCTCATTATTACCTAATCACACATTAGTAGAAGAACACAGAGAGTGGATTGAAGAGAGAATGTACCCGTGTATCTTTGTAAATTCACAAAATATAGAAGTAATTAGTAGTGGAGATATTTGGCTCAGCGAAACTCCGACTATCGGCGGCTCAAAGTCATTTAATTCTGCATTTCCAAGACTTTGCACTTGGATAAAAGCAAAACACAAGCATAGAGACTTTAACTTCTTTTATGTAAATACTCATCTCGATCATGTTCTGTCTTCTACTCGATCAGAGCAAATTCAAGTACTAATTGATGAGGTAAAAAGAATAAACGATCAAAACCTCCCTATTATTGTAACTGGTGATTTTAATGAATCACCTCAAGAGGAAGTAAGAGATAAGCTTATTTCTCAATTTAGTAATTTGTATGATCCGTGGACAAAGCACGGACACCTAGAAGAAACAAGCTACCATAAATTTGATGGTCTAAATCCAGAAGGGGCCCGAATAGATTGGATAATCGCGGATAAGTTTTTTGAATCCAAAAGTATAAGACTTGCAAAGGAAAATCAAAAGGGCATATTCCCTTCTGATCACTTCCCCGTGTTGGCCGAATTTACTATTTCGTAG